The bacterium sequence CTACGCACAAGTCACAACGCTCGCGTCGGAAAAAGCCTACTGGCTGTTGATGCCGCAAGCCGCAACCGTGGAAATCTGTGGCCAGCCGCTGCATTCATACGCGCGCAATTACATCTCTCCGGGCTGGGATTTGACCGGGTCGGTATTGGAGAGCAGTCCGCTGGTGGATCATCCCGAGGGCAGCCTCATCGCCATGTTCAGGTGGAATGCAGAAATGCAAAATTACATGCCGGTCAGTCCCTTTGCAGTCGAGCCGAAGCAGGGGTATTGGATTTTGATGTTGGAGACCCCGAGCACAGTCACCGTTGGCAGTGGCTTGGCAAGGGGCAAGGGGCAAAAGTGAGTGCAGGCGTAGAGTCGAAGGCTTTCTATGAGAACTATGGGGCGCTGCCGCCTCCGCCGCCGTTTTCAGTAGCCAGTGACCAGTTAACAGTCAACAGACCGGCCGGCTATGGCCTGTCGCAAAACTACCCCAACCCCTTCAACCCCGAAACCGTGATTGAATATCAATTGCCTCAGCCAGCAATAGTGAGCCTGAAAATCGACAACCTGCTCGGCCGTGAAGTGCGCACGCTGATCGAT is a genomic window containing:
- a CDS encoding T9SS type A sorting domain-containing protein; translation: MDFDVGDPEHSHRWQWLGKGQGAKVSAGVESKAFYENYGALPPPPPFSVASDQLTVNRPAGYGLSQNYPNPFNPETVIEYQLPQPAIVSLKIDNLLGREVRTLIDREMPAGYHKVKWDGRDAAGRKLDSGVYFCRIRAGSFAQTRKTLFVEIVAGCPCSSFYSYSYSYSYSYSYSYSYSCSQLKFSKSE